Proteins encoded in a region of the Octopus sinensis linkage group LG8, ASM634580v1, whole genome shotgun sequence genome:
- the LOC118760836 gene encoding slit homolog 2 protein-like, whose amino-acid sequence MESSRKYWSVLILLVCCFEITYASKKRCPVECKCSGFKIECFSPSFPIHIPNKEIQSLSIRGKLQDIQGKAIVYHKEGSLLQLEINVDCINEIKPLAFAGTVKTIKFTAKHVFKINRHAFSNIDCQNFYIRDSNISFISGFAFGNISCNRLEVKNSNIYTLDTDAFSVSHIGYVICAFNTFNCIGKNALVRTNDFEMIENTIHQFHKQDTLPVAFRKNKLTCDCSLKWFSTKENSAMPNNTCSGPPRYKGKVIQSEMFDSCNTDTESTTECPIANISNILKWNMLVSSALLVITLIGFR is encoded by the coding sequence ATGGAATCATCAAGAAAATATTGGTCAGTGCTCATTCTGCTCGTCTGTTGTTTCGAAATTACCTATGCTTCTAAAAAACGATGTCCTGTTGAGTGTAAATGTAGTGGGTTTAAGATTGAATGTTTCTCACCTTCATTCCCAATACATATACCAAATAAAGAGATACAATCACTTTCAATTCGAGGCAAACTCCAAGACATTCAAGGGAAAGCGATTGTTTATCATAAAGAAGGATCTCTGCTACAGTTGGAAATAAATGTCGACTGCATCAACGAGATTAAACCACTGGCTTTCGCAGGAACAGTGAAGACCATCAAATTTACTGCGAAACACGTTTTTAAAATCAATCGACATGCATTTAGTAATATAGACTGTCAAAATTTTTACATTCGAGATTCTAACATTTCATTTATATCCGGCTTTGCCTTCGGAAACATCAGTTGTAACAGACTTGAAGTGAAGAATTCAAATATTTACACACTTGATACCGATGCGTTTAGTGTCAGCCATATTGGCTATGTCATTTGTgcatttaatacatttaattGTATTGGCAAAAATGCGTTAGTTCGAACCAACGATTTTGAAATGATAGAAAATACGATACATCAGTTTCATAAACAGGACACTCTACCTGTAGCATTCAGAAAGAACAAACTAACCTGTGATTGTTCTCTAAAATGGTTTTCTACAAAAGAAAATTCCGCTATGCCGAATAATACTTGTTCAGGACCACCGAGGTATAAAGGGAAAGTCATACAATCAGAAATGTTTGATTCGTGTAATACAGATACAGAATCGACTACAGAATGTCCAATAGCAAACATCTCTAACATACTAAAATGGAATATGTTAGTCAGTTCTGCCCTTCTTGTAATAACACTCATTGGTTTTAGATAA